ATATTGATCTCTAGTATGATCAGCCAATAAAGTCATTGTCTTTGCTCTTCCCTTCTGTAGTTTATGCATATAATACTATTAAATAGACACTTAAGAGTTTTTCTGCAACCATTCTATGGTGCTTCTTAAATTCTTTAAGTAATTTTCAAAGGGGTATAAGATCCCCtgtcatttcaaatatttcaagatCTCTAATACAAAGAATGTAAAGTTATGATTTACTATCAAGCTTTGGAACTAGATGAAACAGTTCATGAAATTTTCATCCCATGTAgtgtatcatattttctttatattgatcTTATTACATAAGAGCCTCCTTGTGGTGCCTCataatatgttgatttttttctgatggtCTTCGGAATCCCTTCTTGCAGAATTCACACCTGTGTGGATAGTCTTTTGTATGTATTGATATCACGTGTCGTTTAAAGCCCGATGCATCTGTAGTGCTGTATTCACAATACTCACATTGGTAAATCTTCCTTCCAGTGTGGGTCTTCATATGttttttgagttcattttgttGCCTGAACCCTCTCTTGCACCTTTTACACTTCAATGACTGATCCTTAGTATGAACTGAAAGGATATGACCACTAAGAATAAATGGATCTGATGTTTTAAAGTCACAGTGCCTACACTGATGAATCTTCCTACCCTTATGGATATCACTATGCTTTTTGAGCTCAGAAGGACGATGGAAACCTTTTTCACAGACCTCACATTTGTGAGGAAAATCCTTAGTATGGACAGATATGATGTGCCGCTTAAGGTCACTTGAGTTGGTGCTCTTATGGTCACAATGAGGACACTGGTGTGTCTTATGTCCTTGAAACAAATCCAGATGGCGTTGAAGCTCCCTCTCATCACCAAATGCTTGAGGACAATGCTCACATTTATATGGCAAATTGTTACCATGTTTAGATTTAATGTGAGTTTTCAGATTTGACTGATCTGCACACCTGAAGACACAATACTGACACTGATATGGCTTCTCACCAGTATGGGTTCTCATGTGTTTCTTGAGTTCAGAAGGATGTCGAAAGCCCTTACCACACTCAACACAAACATGAGGAAAATTTTTGCTATGAACAGCCAGTAAATGTCTGTTTAACAGTCCTTGTTCTGCAGTTTCATAGTCACAGTATTTGCACTTGTGCATCTTCGGCTCCTTGTCTCTTAATATAAGTTTATTTGAACTCAGTGGACTAGCCTCTCTGTATCTTCGTGTGTATTCTGTAAATTCATGGGTTTTGTCAACTTTGTTTATAAGCTTATGGCTTTCCAAGTGGTTATGGAAACTCACTTTCTTGTTAGTTGTGAAGTCACAATCTGTACActggtatttttttctcatcaaatGATCAGGATGATTCTTCATGTGTCTTTTCAAGAATCCCCTGGATTTAAACTTTTTTGTGCAAATATGGCAAGGGTATACTGTCAGGGGCTGTCCATCAGGGCCTATTATAACAGctagataaaaaaaaaggaagttataaCAATTGGCCAGATTGTTTTAAAGGGTTTTACAACAAAGGTGCCAAAATTAGCTGACATTCACAATGTGAGAACTATACTAGTAGAATAAAATCCTGTAgaataaaatgcacattaaaagtGATTTGTGATAAAATACCTCATTAAAAAGTAATGAGCATCACCATAGTATAGACCATTCACCTGtcaaaatgttatatacattttGTAAACCAGAAATAGGCAACCTCTGTGAAACCAACCTGAAAATTCTCTTTGAAAACAACATTTGGGTAAAGAGCATACAAGTGTAGTTTTACTAAATgtcaagcacttaaaaaaaaaaccaactatttAAATCAAATGCAAACAGGTATACGGGAATAGGACTACTCTGTAACAATGgactccttttcctttgtttaccAAAAAATGTTTCCACGTTTCAAATCATTATAATATTCATAAAGTATTAGTATTTTTACCTGTTTGCCACTGCCTggtttctccccttctcctcttcttggCTTTTTGTTTAAGTACTTTATTTGTATTAATGCTATCACAAATTTGAAGGTACTGTGCTGCTGTACTACTTCTGCTTTCTAATGTTGAGTCCAAagtatttcctgaaaaaaaatgatacactattaaattacataatatttatactttttggtTTTGGTTAGATGAATTACTAGAGATGACATGGCATTAAGTTACAATTGCAGTACTAAATTCACAAAGTATacccatattctttcttttatacccttacacacacacacacacaactaaaagCACTTTAAATATCATGTGAAATTAACTTTAAACTATCTCAATTTATTCATCCTAACAGAATAAACTAATAAGGTGAATGTAACATGAGACAATGAATTTTATGACCCAAACAAAATACTGGCATCAGATCAATTTCTCACCAATGAAGGCCGAtgatgtcaggctctgcgctgacaacgcGGAACCTATTTGAGATTTTCTCACCCTGCCCGCCCCCcgaccctctccctctctctgaaaatgaacgaataaacaaaaaaaaacttaaaaaaagaaaatagttctgCCCCAAGGAAGACATTAACAAGCAATTGGTATCAAGgagaatttttactttaaaataatttctattttaaccttggctgcagcaactttttactagacatgtctctggaggcaagggaaacaaaacagaagcaaaaatcaactattgggacctcatcaagataaaaagcttctgcacagcaaaggaaagaatcaacaaaacaaaaaggcaactgacggaatgggagaaaatatttgcaaatgacatatcggaaaaagggttagtatccaaaatctataaagaacctatcaaactcaacccccaaaaaacaatccagtgaagaaatgggcaaaagacatgaacacacttttccaaagaagacatccagatggctaacagacacatgaaaagatgctcaacatcatttattattagggaaacacaaatcaaaaccacaatgaggtatcacctcacacttgtcagaatggctaaaattaacaacacaggaaacaacagatgttggccaggatgcggaGATACGGGAACACTttagtgagaatgcaaactggtgcaaccattctgaaaaacagtatggaggttcctcaaaaaagtaaaaatagaactaacccatgacccagcaattgcactactaggtatgtatccaaaggatacaaaaatgctgatttgaaggggctcatgtaccccaatgtttatagcagcgctaccaacaatagccaaattatgaaaagagcccaaatatccactgagtgatgaatggatacagaagatgtggtatatatatacaatggaatattacccagcagCAATCAAagaagatgaaatcttgccatttgcaacaacatggatggaactcgaatgtattatgctaagtaaaatcagagaaagataaatatcatgtgatttcactcatatgtgtatttaagaaacaaaacaggtggacaaaggggaaaggaaaaaaataagataaaaagagagaggggaggtaaACTATAAGAGAcgttaatacagagaacaaactgagggttgctagacagctgttgggtgggaggatgggctaaatgggtaatgggcattaaggagggcatttgttgggatgaacactgggagttttatgtgagtgatgaatcattaaattctactcctgaaattgttaTTACattatatggtaactaacttggatttaaataaaattaaaaaatttttaaataaataaaaaaaacattacatttaaaaaaacaaataaaataaaataatttctattttataattttatccatAGCAGccttttatgaataaaataatttctattttataattttatctataGCAGCCTTTTATGATTCATATTGTAAGTTGCCCAACATCTGTATCTTGAGATAAAGCTAAAATGAACTGCACTTGGAGAATAACATGCATTATGTTTGTACCTAAATTAATCAATTCCCCGAAGAGGAAAACTCTTATGTGACTAACCAGATAAGATATGACCAGGCAAGTAAGAGTCTAACCTATGTGTCCATACACACAAACCAGTAACTGGTTATTTTCCAAACACTATATAAAACTGGCTATTTAACTTACATGTCACATGTAATGCTCTCTTACCTGATGCTTGACAATCTTCATACCTCCGGGAAACTCTTCTTTcatctcctaaaaaaaaaaaggctaattaaAAACTGATAGGCTGACTATAATGATTACTAGTGGATCACATCTTAATCTACAAAACTCTTACTTTGACCATTGTTCCTTGGattaaacttttttgttgttgagttctTCCACTCCCATAGATTAGATATAATTTCACGCACTGAAAATAAGGGCTACTGTTAGCATCCTTGGAACTGTTAAAATCTAGaacaatcttatttttaaaataaaaattgagtataTATTTCTGCAGAATACACTCAAAATtgaagatgttcaataaatgactgttgaatgaatgaaccttTGGAAAAACTGAGATAAGATAATGCATTTGAACaccaaaacttttcaaaataaagagtatACCTGGACCATCTTCTAAATTAAGTAGGAATGAGGttacatagaaagaaaaaaaaacccctgataAATTTACCTTCCATTAGATCAATTTACCTTCCATTAGATACTTTCTAGAAGAGCACacctggtttcctttttcttttcaaacccCCCAAATCTTATTTGTGGTGTTAATACATGAAATAAGTTTTTGAAAAAGGGGAAGGATCAATTTTCAAAGGATAttcctattttagaaaaataaaactttttatgaCACTCACTTATACAGGTAGGATTTTGAATAAAGCCTACTGAAAAACAATAATGCATTAAGCAAGGCTCATTTTAAATAACACAAGATATATGGTAGGAAAATCACGTATGTAACTAGAGATTAATCAGTCCACagcaaaacattttatattagtcAACTCATGAGGGCCATTAGCACAGCATATTTAATGACCTAAAGGCTGATCAAATAGATATGTTATGTACTTAGCAGGTGAAAAAATGCCAGTGTCCTACCATATGCCGCAGCCCAGACAACAGGGACAATTGTTTTATTAACATCAGAGTCCTCAAGCTGAGTCTCAGGGAGAGaagttccttcctcttcccctacaATGACTTCCATGTAAACTTCATCTGCTATTTCAGCGCAacctaaattttagaaataattgctTGTTTATAaccccaaatatttaataaatgggtaaaaaaattccaaacaattaaaatttttccaacTGTCAAgatttcaattttgttaattttaaaattacattaggCACTTTGGAGACGAGTGCCTCTAGGAGACAATCATTTATTAAAACTCTTATTCTCCTCTTAGAACCTATCCTATGAAAATGACTTTTAGATTATATAAAACATTTGCGCTTGGAATATATTGACTAATTTTATAGTCCATTGGGCATTACGAACTTGTAAAAAATGCTGTAGTCCGTAATTGTGCTTGATTGATCTTTAGAACTCAGAAAGCATTTCCCATAGAATCAATACTAGAAAGTGGTCCTTGCTACCCCATATACTATAACTTAAGTGCAGTTCTGTACACGCATTGAAAAGTAGTCAAAAATACtagtaattgaaaaaaatttaaataaaaataatcaaagtcatatatatttatatataaaacataatgtatatataaagtgGTCTTCATGAATATGTGGACATCCTTTAACAGGCAGGATTTTCAGAGACTCTACTGAGAAAAAAAGCATTAAGTGagactcactttttaaaaatatagtatcggagtaaaaaaatataaacctaGAGAGtcattaagtatattttatgtgACATAATCATTTTGGTTTAAGCTGTTAGGTAAAAAATTGGCTTTGAATTTATGCTTTTCCTTTGATTCACATATTGGGAGCTTCTCTTCACTATGgaagaaatgtggaaaaaatgtgagaaaaaagagTCCCTTTTCTCCCAAGTTTCCCTTCTTTCAATTAACGAGAGACACTGGTCTAAGCTTTCCACTTAGACAAGGAATTCTGGCATCAGTTAACTTAAGCTTCAGTCTCCCAACTTTTATTATGCCCCTTTACTGACCAatgagtaaaaaataataataaagaatttaaagaccAAATAGAAATTACTTCATTTAACACTTTTCCTCTCCAATCAAATCTTCTAGACTTACTTGTTTTTAGATTATCAACTATGGTGTATTATTCATGTTTGGGATTGGAATTCAGCTTCCCATGCCTTCTAAGGAAGGAAATCTGAGGCATGGAGGTCAGAGCACAGTCTAGGAAAAGCTGAGTATTATCTAGGTAATGCACTCAAGTGGAGGCTTTTGCCCTTCTAGGGCAAAACAAAATAGTTTTGTCTCAgcatggaaagaagacagaaaaagccaTCTTGAAGGGCCGCATTCCTACACTGAAGTGAGAAGAAAGTAGGCAGAGTGTAACATGCCCTCATAAGGAAATGGGCAGGAAAGGAAACCTGAGGAGTTATTTTCACCCTATGGTACTCAGCCCCAAGAAACCTTAAGCAGCAACTACTTGGAGACCATCAAAGGCATAATAAATAAAGATCCTGGGAGCTTAACTTACTTGGGAGAATACTTACTCATCTAATCCTTCAGTGACAGAAGGAGAACAACCAGTTAGCCTTTCCACTGCTAAATCCAGAGAGGCCAACGGTGTTCACTGCCATGTGGAAAGAACACTGGCAGTAGAGTTAGATAGCTAAGAGTTGAAATTGTACATTCTTCCCTTAATATTATAATGATCTTGGGCAATTACTTAAGTTCCCTGAGCACATTTTTCCTCccataaaacaaagataataccACCTACCTCGGAGACGAGTTGtgagtattaaatatttatgcaacatATCCAGTAACACAGACAAAATAGATGCCCAATAATTACCTATGTATTTGTGGGCTCTAATGAAGTCAGGAACCCTATGTTGTTTATCTCTGTATCCCTAGTATGAGACATAGTATTTCATGTTTGCTGATTTGAATAATACATGTATGCATGAATGGTCAAAAggactcttttcttttaaattaattacagcaaaggtctgacttattttattgaACTTTGCTCCTATATAGTGCTTGTATCTCTGAGatcgcttatttttttttaaagaacgcATGATGGCTACTGATAAGTCACTACAGTGCCCATTTTTCTTACTAATATCATCTTCTTCTTGAGAAGAATCTTTAACTGCCATGTAAACCATCTTCTCCCGCTGCATTCGACTCTGGTCAAGCACTCCAGCTACAGAATGTCCATTGGTGTACTCACTCTCTGTGACAATTTCTGTTccaccttaaaaattaaatcacatatcaatataaagaaatatcaTGAAATAATTCCCTAAGTCAATAAGGaagatatataagaaatattttcctttggaaaaatattcccCAAAATATTCCAATATAAATGTCTAAGTGTCAAgagaattttcttataaaatacacTCTGAATTTTCAGTAACCACTGAGAAATAAcaacaaatgttaacatttacatCACACTTATATGCAAAGCACTATAGAAgtctttaatatgtattttaccCATTTAGTCTTCACAATAGCCCTATGAGGTAGTTACTATCATCATGgccatttcatggatgaggaaactgaggcagaaaaagGCTAAGTAACTCACCAATAACCATTCAGCTAAATGGCAGAACTAGGATTAAAATCCAAGCAGCCTGCCTCTAAGCCTGCCCTTAAATACTCATTATAACTTCCTACTCTAAATCAAAGCCTCTCCACTCATTTGTTTTGATAATCCCAACCATAACATTCTACTTATGTTGAAAGAATCCAAGAATGATATATTCTGCATTCCTGCTTATTCacatacaattttttaatattccatccCCAAAGAAGTCTATAAAAATCTGcactggggtgctggggtggctcagtcattaagcatccgactttgcctcagatcatgatttcacagctcatgggttcgagctccgggctctgtgttgacagctcagagcctggagcctgttttggattctgtgtcttcctctctgccccttcccctcttgtgctccgtctatctctctcaaaaataaataaacattaaaaaaatctgcagttcatggggcgcctgggtggctcagtcagttaggtgtctgactttggctcaggtcatgatctcgcggttagtgagttcaagccccgcactgggttctgtgctgacagctcagagcctggagcctgcttcagcttctgtgtcaccctctctctgcccctcccttgcttgcactctgtgcctctctctcaaaaattaaaaaaagtaaataaaaatttaaaaatcttcactTTAAAGACAATTTTAGAAT
The window above is part of the Panthera tigris isolate Pti1 chromosome X, P.tigris_Pti1_mat1.1, whole genome shotgun sequence genome. Proteins encoded here:
- the ZNF711 gene encoding zinc finger protein 711 isoform X4, with product MDSGGGSLGLHTSDCRMAHTMIMQDFVAGMAGTAHIDGDHIVVSVPEAVLVSDVVTDDGITLDHGLAAEVVHGPDIITETDVVTEGVIVPEAVLEADVAIEEDLEEDDSDHILTSELITETVRVPEQVFVTDLVTGPDGHLEHVVQDCVSGVDSPTMVSEEVLVTNSDTETVIQAAGGVPGSSVTIKTEDDDDDDDDDDDVKSTSEDYLMISLDDVGEKLEHMGNTPLKIGSDGSQEDVKEDGFGSEVIKVYIFKAEAEDDVEIGGTEIVTESEYTNGHSVAGVLDQSRMQREKMVYMAVKDSSQEEDDIMREIISNLWEWKNSTTKKFNPRNNGQRDERRVSRRYEDCQASGNTLDSTLESRSSTAAQYLQICDSINTNKVLKQKAKKRRRGETRQWQTAVIIGPDGQPLTVYPCHICTKKFKSRGFLKRHMKNHPDHLMRKKYQCTDCDFTTNKKVSFHNHLESHKLINKVDKTHEFTEYTRRYREASPLSSNKLILRDKEPKMHKCKYCDYETAEQGLLNRHLLAVHSKNFPHVCVECGKGFRHPSELKKHMRTHTGEKPYQCQYCVFRCADQSNLKTHIKSKHGNNLPYKCEHCPQAFGDERELQRHLDLFQGHKTHQCPHCDHKSTNSSDLKRHIISVHTKDFPHKCEVCEKGFHRPSELKKHSDIHKGRKIHQCRHCDFKTSDPFILSGHILSVHTKDQSLKCKRCKRGFRQQNELKKHMKTHTGRKIYQCEYCEYSTTDASGFKRHVISIHTKDYPHRCEFCKKGFRRPSEKNQHIMRHHKEALM
- the ZNF711 gene encoding zinc finger protein 711 isoform X3; amino-acid sequence: MDSGGGSLGLHTSDCRMAHTMIMQDFVAGMAGTAHIDGDHIVVSVPEAVLVSDVVTDDGITLDHGLAAEVVHGPDIITETDVVTEGVIVPEAVLEADVAIEEDLEEDDSDHILTSELITETVRVPEQVFVTDLVTGPDGHLEHVVQDCVSGVDSPTMVSEEVLVTNSDTETVIQAAGGVPGSSVTIKTEDDDDDDDDDDDVKSTSEDYLMISLDDVGEKLEHMGNTPLKIGSDGSQEDVKEDGFGSEVIKVYIFKAEAEDDVEIGGTEIVTESCAEIADEVYMEVIVGEEEGTSLPETQLEDSDVNKTIVPVVWAAAYVREIISNLWEWKNSTTKKFNPRNNGQRDERRVSRRYEDCQASGNTLDSTLESRSSTAAQYLQICDSINTNKVLKQKAKKRRRGETRQWQTAVIIGPDGQPLTVYPCHICTKKFKSRGFLKRHMKNHPDHLMRKKYQCTDCDFTTNKKVSFHNHLESHKLINKVDKTHEFTEYTRRYREASPLSSNKLILRDKEPKMHKCKYCDYETAEQGLLNRHLLAVHSKNFPHVCVECGKGFRHPSELKKHMRTHTGEKPYQCQYCVFRCADQSNLKTHIKSKHGNNLPYKCEHCPQAFGDERELQRHLDLFQGHKTHQCPHCDHKSTNSSDLKRHIISVHTKDFPHKCEVCEKGFHRPSELKKHSDIHKGRKIHQCRHCDFKTSDPFILSGHILSVHTKDQSLKCKRCKRGFRQQNELKKHMKTHTGRKIYQCEYCEYSTTDASGFKRHVISIHTKDYPHRCEFCKKGFRRPSEKNQHIMRHHKEALM
- the ZNF711 gene encoding zinc finger protein 711 isoform X5, whose translation is MDSGGGSLGLHTSDCRMAHTMIMQDFVAGMAGTAHIDGDHIVVSVPEAVLVSDVVTDDGITLDHGLAAEVVHGPDIITETDVVTEGVIVPEAVLEADVAIEEDLEEDDSDHILTSELITETVRVPEQVFVTDLVTGPDGHLEHVVQDCVSGVDSPTMVSEEVLVTNSDTETVIQAAGGVPGSSVTIKTEDDDDDDDDDDDVKSTSEDYLMISLDDVGEKLEHMGNTPLKIGSDGSQEDVKEDGFGSEVIKVYIFKAEAEDDVEIGGTEIVTESEYTNGHSVAGVLDQSRMQREKMVYMAVKDSSQEEDDIRDERRVSRRYEDCQASGNTLDSTLESRSSTAAQYLQICDSINTNKVLKQKAKKRRRGETRQWQTAVIIGPDGQPLTVYPCHICTKKFKSRGFLKRHMKNHPDHLMRKKYQCTDCDFTTNKKVSFHNHLESHKLINKVDKTHEFTEYTRRYREASPLSSNKLILRDKEPKMHKCKYCDYETAEQGLLNRHLLAVHSKNFPHVCVECGKGFRHPSELKKHMRTHTGEKPYQCQYCVFRCADQSNLKTHIKSKHGNNLPYKCEHCPQAFGDERELQRHLDLFQGHKTHQCPHCDHKSTNSSDLKRHIISVHTKDFPHKCEVCEKGFHRPSELKKHSDIHKGRKIHQCRHCDFKTSDPFILSGHILSVHTKDQSLKCKRCKRGFRQQNELKKHMKTHTGRKIYQCEYCEYSTTDASGFKRHVISIHTKDYPHRCEFCKKGFRRPSEKNQHIMRHHKEALM
- the ZNF711 gene encoding zinc finger protein 711 isoform X1, whose amino-acid sequence is MDSGGGSLGLHTSDCRMAHTMIMQDFVAGMAGTAHIDGDHIVVSVPEAVLVSDVVTDDGITLDHGLAAEVVHGPDIITETDVVTEGVIVPEAVLEADVAIEEDLEEDDSDHILTSELITETVRVPEQVFVTDLVTGPDGHLEHVVQDCVSGVDSPTMVSEEVLVTNSDTETVIQAAGGVPGSSVTIKTEDDDDDDDDDDDVKSTSEDYLMISLDDVGEKLEHMGNTPLKIGSDGSQEDVKEDGFGSEVIKVYIFKAEAEDDVEIGGTEIVTESEYTNGHSVAGVLDQSRMQREKMVYMAVKDSSQEEDDISCAEIADEVYMEVIVGEEEGTSLPETQLEDSDVNKTIVPVVWAAAYVREIISNLWEWKNSTTKKFNPRNNGQRDERRVSRRYEDCQASGNTLDSTLESRSSTAAQYLQICDSINTNKVLKQKAKKRRRGETRQWQTAVIIGPDGQPLTVYPCHICTKKFKSRGFLKRHMKNHPDHLMRKKYQCTDCDFTTNKKVSFHNHLESHKLINKVDKTHEFTEYTRRYREASPLSSNKLILRDKEPKMHKCKYCDYETAEQGLLNRHLLAVHSKNFPHVCVECGKGFRHPSELKKHMRTHTGEKPYQCQYCVFRCADQSNLKTHIKSKHGNNLPYKCEHCPQAFGDERELQRHLDLFQGHKTHQCPHCDHKSTNSSDLKRHIISVHTKDFPHKCEVCEKGFHRPSELKKHSDIHKGRKIHQCRHCDFKTSDPFILSGHILSVHTKDQSLKCKRCKRGFRQQNELKKHMKTHTGRKIYQCEYCEYSTTDASGFKRHVISIHTKDYPHRCEFCKKGFRRPSEKNQHIMRHHKEALM
- the ZNF711 gene encoding zinc finger protein 711 isoform X2, with the protein product MDSGGGSLGLHTSDCRMAHTMIMQDFVAGMAGTAHIDGDHIVVSVPEAVLVSDVVTDDGITLDHGLAAEVVHGPDIITETDVVTEGVIVPEAVLEADVAIEEDLEEDDSDHILTSELITETVRVPEQVFVTDLVTGPDGHLEHVVQDCVSGVDSPTMVSEEVLVTNSDTETVIQAAGGVPGSSVTIKTEDDDDDDDDDDDVKSTSEDYLMISLDDVGEKLEHMGNTPLKIGSDGSQEDVKEDGFGSEVIKVYIFKAEAEDDVEIGGTEIVTESEYTNGHSVAGVLDQSRMQREKMVYMAVKDSSQEEDDISCAEIADEVYMEVIVGEEEGTSLPETQLEDSDVNKTIVPVVWAAAYGDERRVSRRYEDCQASGNTLDSTLESRSSTAAQYLQICDSINTNKVLKQKAKKRRRGETRQWQTAVIIGPDGQPLTVYPCHICTKKFKSRGFLKRHMKNHPDHLMRKKYQCTDCDFTTNKKVSFHNHLESHKLINKVDKTHEFTEYTRRYREASPLSSNKLILRDKEPKMHKCKYCDYETAEQGLLNRHLLAVHSKNFPHVCVECGKGFRHPSELKKHMRTHTGEKPYQCQYCVFRCADQSNLKTHIKSKHGNNLPYKCEHCPQAFGDERELQRHLDLFQGHKTHQCPHCDHKSTNSSDLKRHIISVHTKDFPHKCEVCEKGFHRPSELKKHSDIHKGRKIHQCRHCDFKTSDPFILSGHILSVHTKDQSLKCKRCKRGFRQQNELKKHMKTHTGRKIYQCEYCEYSTTDASGFKRHVISIHTKDYPHRCEFCKKGFRRPSEKNQHIMRHHKEALM